Within Amedibacterium intestinale, the genomic segment AAGACTGTATTTAACACAGCACCTACAAGCATACTATACATTGCTACATTTGGACTTCCATCGGTTCTTGCCATATTGCTTAAACCAATACCAAGAAGATTGAACGTTGTCCCAAACAAAATAATACTTGCATACTGTTTCGAATAAGCCATATTTTGTGGTGTTGCTCCAAATAGATTTAAAATAGGTGTTAAAAATACATACCCAACTACCGTAATAAAGATTCCAATGATAACTAGCATTAAGAATTGATTTCCTAATGTATTCTCTGCTTCATCTTCATCTTTTTCCCCAAGTTTGATAGCTGCATAAGCACTCCCCCCAGCCCCAAGCATCGTTCCTACTGCTAAGATAATTGTCATGAGTGGAAATACAACCGTAGTAGCTGCATTTCCCAAATACCCTACGCCCTGTCCTATAAAAATCTGATCGACAATATTATAAAGTGCATTTACCAGCATAGATACCACAGAGGGAATTGCAAACCTCATTAACAATCTTCCTATCGGCTGATATCCAAGTGGATTTTTTGTACGTATCGTTTCACTCATATAAACTTTCCTCCAATCACTTTTGTTATCCATACTGCTGTGCATTGTGTGCTATTTTTTCCATCAATTTAGAAACAAGAGTCTTTTCCTCTTCCTCTAATCCTGCACTTAACATTTCATTCCATTGCTTGATTATTTTCTGAATCTTAAACACAAGAGCTTCTCCCTCTTTTGTTACATACAGCTTCATAAAACGACGATCTCTTTCATCACTTTTACGAAGAATATATCCTTCCTGCTCCAGTTTTTTAACAGCTCGTGCCGTTGTCCCTTTATCATAATGATCGATATGTGCCAATTCTTCCTGACTGATTCCAGGATGTTCATAAATATGTAAGAGAAAAAACTGCTGACCGCTTCCTATATGATTTTCTTCAAGGTGTTCATCAAAAAACATATGTCCAAATCGATAAACAATAGAAGCACATTTACTAATCGTTGGCATAGTCCCCTCCTAATAGTTGCATAAACAACTATTATATTATAAGCACCTCTTTTATAATTTGCAATTATTTTTTACAAAATGTGTTTAAGAAGAAAATTATGCATCATACTGTAGACGAGGTGAACGAACATGAATGTTTCCTATTGGATGAAAAATAAAAAAAATACAATATCTTATCCTGCCTTAGAAAAGGAATGTGATTGTGATGTTTTGATTATTGGTGGAGGTATCAGCGGTGTTTCTACAGCCTATTATCTAGCAGAAACTGGCAATGATGTTATTTTGTTAGAAGCCGATTGCATAGGATATGGTGCAAGTGGAAGAAACACTGGAAAAGTATCCGCACAACATGGAATTGTTTATCATGAACTCATAGAAAAACATGGTAAAGAAATGGCACAATTGTATTATGAAAGCCATCAAAAAGCGATTGATACGATTGAAAAATTGGTTGCTACGTACGATATTGATTGTGATTTCAAGCGATGTGACACTCTTTTATATACAGAAGAAAAACAGCAAGTTCCTCTTTATCAGAAAGAATATGAAGCATATGAAACCTTGCATATTCCTTCTTCCTATATAAGTTCTCATCAAGATTATCCACAACTTCAGGCAGGATTACAAATGATGCATCAAGCTGTCTTTGATCCTTATTCTTTTGTGGTACAGTTTTCCAAAGTTGTATCAGAAAAAGGCGTTTCTATTTATGAACATTCTCCTGTAAGTGAACTTTCTAAAACAGAGGATGGTCTTTATAAGGTAAGTGTAAATGGTACTTTTGTTCATGCCCGCTATGTTATTCTTGCAACACAATATCCTATTGTCGATTATGGAAATTTATATTTTTCCTATATGTACTGTGAACAGCAAACCTTATATACTGCAAAGCAGAAAAAAACAGATCGAATGGTTTCCTTATCTACAGATACATATCCAATTTCTATTGGGAATCATCAAGATAAACATATCATTGCCTGTAAATCCCATCGAAACGGATATGAACCTAACTTTCGATTTCCTTCTTCTTTTCATACTATGATTCCTAATCAGCTGCAAACACCATGGACATCCAGCGACTTTGTAAGCATCGACCACCTTCCTCTTATTGGAAAACTAGAAAAATACAACGATCAATTATTATTTGCCTCCGGTTTTTCAAAATGGGGAAATACAACAGGTATAGTAGCAGGAAAGATTCTTGCTTCTTGTGTACAAAACAAGCCATCTTCTTTACGTATGTTATTTTCTCCTCAACGAAAGAAAGGTACTTTTTCATGGAATTATGTAAAATTAAACTTACAAAATGCTGCTATGTTTTTTAGAAGCAGATGGATTCATATGGACGATGAAATGCCAGAAAAAGAAGAAGGAAAACCTGTATGGATCAATCATCATATTTATGGTGCCTATCGAGATGAAAATAATGAATTATTTATCGTAGATATTACTTGTCCTCATGCTGGCTGTATTGCACAATTCAACAAAGAAGATAAATCCTGGGACTGTCCATGTCATGGCTCTCGATTTACTTATAAAGGAGACATAATAAAAGGACCAGCAACTTGTTCACTATCCTCCATTCATGAAGATAAAAAGGTAATCTAAAATTACGTGGTGTTTGAAAGGACAACACTTTATGCTGTGGTCTTAGTGACTGCAGCTTTTTTCATGCTCTCATCATCTTTGGGGTACCTTTTCTGATATTTCCTCATTATTTCGATCATCATTTATGTTATCATATCTTTAAATCAATATATAAAAAAAGTAAGAACCACAAAGTTTAGCGACCTAGGTTCTTACTTACCCAAAGTAGGCATCTTTATGATAACATTTAATAACTTTTCTCTCAAGTACATATCTCAAAAATCTTATGACGACTATATTTCTAAGATCGAACTTTCTTCCATCACATGTCCATGCTGTTCTCATCTTGGATTTCATTTTCATGCTTATTATAAAAGATCTTTACTTACACATAATGGTATTATTACCTTAAAGATATGCAGGATTATTTGTCCTCACTGTCACAAGACTCACGCCATCCTTCCTGTTTCTTTAATTCCTTACACCAGACTCCTGGCTTCTGATGTAATAGAAATCATTCTCGATCACGATACTGATAAAG encodes:
- a CDS encoding DUF6431 domain-containing protein → MITFNNFSLKYISQKSYDDYISKIELSSITCPCCSHLGFHFHAYYKRSLLTHNGIITLKICRIICPHCHKTHAILPVSLIPYTRLLASDVIEIILDHDTDKDHSNLFLDPVYFYSIFHRYHSFLLNISYFPSITDFFVFHIHRFHRNFAQLRGFLFIPT
- a CDS encoding FAD-dependent oxidoreductase, giving the protein MNVSYWMKNKKNTISYPALEKECDCDVLIIGGGISGVSTAYYLAETGNDVILLEADCIGYGASGRNTGKVSAQHGIVYHELIEKHGKEMAQLYYESHQKAIDTIEKLVATYDIDCDFKRCDTLLYTEEKQQVPLYQKEYEAYETLHIPSSYISSHQDYPQLQAGLQMMHQAVFDPYSFVVQFSKVVSEKGVSIYEHSPVSELSKTEDGLYKVSVNGTFVHARYVILATQYPIVDYGNLYFSYMYCEQQTLYTAKQKKTDRMVSLSTDTYPISIGNHQDKHIIACKSHRNGYEPNFRFPSSFHTMIPNQLQTPWTSSDFVSIDHLPLIGKLEKYNDQLLFASGFSKWGNTTGIVAGKILASCVQNKPSSLRMLFSPQRKKGTFSWNYVKLNLQNAAMFFRSRWIHMDDEMPEKEEGKPVWINHHIYGAYRDENNELFIVDITCPHAGCIAQFNKEDKSWDCPCHGSRFTYKGDIIKGPATCSLSSIHEDKKVI
- a CDS encoding MarR family winged helix-turn-helix transcriptional regulator gives rise to the protein MPTISKCASIVYRFGHMFFDEHLEENHIGSGQQFFLLHIYEHPGISQEELAHIDHYDKGTTARAVKKLEQEGYILRKSDERDRRFMKLYVTKEGEALVFKIQKIIKQWNEMLSAGLEEEEKTLVSKLMEKIAHNAQQYG